In a genomic window of Aeromicrobium panaciterrae:
- the kdpB gene encoding potassium-transporting ATPase subunit KdpB: MTLSTLLSQLPAALRKLDPRHLWRSPVMFIVWIGSVMTTVIAISDPSVFAWVVTVWLWLTVIFGNLAEAVAEGRGKSQAASLRAARTDVTARRLNSAGVEETVAGTQLRKGDRVVVAAGETIPGDGDVVEGVASVDESAITGESAPVIREAGGDRSAVTGGTKVLSDQIVIQITSAPGETFIDRMIALVEGATRRKTPNEIALSILLVSLTIVFLLAVATLKPMADYAGAPQETLVLVALLVCLIPTTIGALLSAIGIAGMDRLVQVNVLAMSGRAVEAAGDVSTLLLDKTGTITYGNRRASEFVPADGVTLVQLRDAARLSSLADQTPEGRSIVELALAEGANDADLPAGAEFVEFTAQTRMSGVDLADGRTVRKGAGSSVAAWVGRDMDRGVRMSIDAIAGSGGTPLVVAESDANGSKVLGVVHLKDVVKEGMVERFAELRRMGIRTVMITGDNPLTAAAIAKEAGVDDFLAEATPEDKMKLIHKEQEGGRLVAMTGDGTNDAPALAAADVGVAMNSGTSAAKEAGNMVDLDSDPTKLINIVEIGKQLLITRGALTTFSIANDVAKYFAIIPAMFLVAYPSLDTLNVMNLATPKSAIVSAVIFNALVIVALIPLALRGVKFRAASAESVLRRNILVYGVGGVIAPFIGIKLIDLIVSTIPGIG, translated from the coding sequence ATGACCCTGTCCACCCTTCTCTCGCAGCTGCCAGCGGCACTGCGGAAGCTGGATCCACGCCACCTTTGGCGCAGTCCGGTGATGTTCATCGTGTGGATCGGGTCGGTGATGACCACGGTCATCGCGATCTCTGATCCGTCGGTGTTCGCATGGGTCGTCACGGTCTGGTTGTGGCTCACGGTAATCTTCGGCAATCTCGCCGAGGCCGTCGCCGAGGGGCGCGGCAAATCCCAAGCAGCGTCGCTGCGGGCAGCGCGTACGGACGTCACTGCCCGACGGCTCAACTCCGCTGGTGTCGAGGAGACCGTCGCCGGCACGCAGCTCCGCAAGGGCGACCGCGTTGTCGTCGCGGCTGGAGAGACGATCCCGGGCGATGGTGACGTCGTCGAAGGCGTCGCTTCGGTCGACGAGTCGGCGATCACCGGCGAGTCTGCACCCGTCATTCGCGAGGCCGGCGGCGACCGATCGGCCGTCACAGGCGGCACGAAGGTGCTGTCGGACCAGATCGTCATTCAGATCACGTCAGCGCCAGGCGAGACGTTCATCGATCGAATGATTGCTCTCGTCGAGGGTGCGACGCGTCGCAAGACCCCAAACGAGATCGCACTGTCGATCCTTCTGGTGAGCCTGACAATCGTGTTCCTGCTTGCGGTGGCAACACTCAAGCCAATGGCGGACTACGCCGGCGCACCGCAGGAGACCCTGGTTCTCGTCGCGCTCCTGGTGTGCCTCATCCCGACGACAATCGGTGCGCTGCTCAGCGCGATCGGCATCGCCGGCATGGATCGACTCGTCCAGGTCAATGTGCTCGCCATGTCGGGACGTGCCGTCGAGGCTGCCGGCGACGTCAGCACTCTGCTGCTCGACAAGACGGGCACCATCACGTACGGCAACCGTCGTGCGTCGGAGTTCGTCCCCGCTGACGGGGTGACCCTGGTGCAGCTGCGTGATGCGGCTCGGCTGTCGAGCCTTGCCGACCAGACGCCGGAGGGACGCTCAATCGTTGAGCTTGCTCTGGCTGAAGGTGCGAATGACGCCGATCTGCCCGCAGGTGCGGAGTTCGTCGAGTTCACCGCCCAGACCCGCATGTCGGGCGTCGATCTCGCCGACGGTCGCACGGTGCGCAAGGGCGCCGGATCGTCGGTCGCCGCGTGGGTCGGTCGCGACATGGACCGCGGCGTCCGTATGTCGATCGACGCGATCGCCGGCAGCGGCGGTACACCACTCGTTGTCGCTGAGTCCGACGCGAATGGCTCAAAGGTGCTGGGCGTCGTACACCTCAAAGACGTCGTCAAAGAAGGCATGGTTGAGCGGTTTGCCGAGCTGCGTCGTATGGGTATCCGCACCGTCATGATCACGGGCGACAACCCGCTGACGGCCGCGGCCATCGCCAAGGAGGCGGGGGTCGACGACTTCCTCGCCGAGGCAACGCCTGAGGACAAGATGAAGCTGATCCACAAGGAGCAGGAGGGCGGACGACTCGTCGCGATGACCGGAGACGGTACGAACGACGCGCCTGCTCTGGCGGCTGCCGACGTGGGTGTCGCCATGAACTCGGGCACCTCTGCGGCCAAAGAAGCGGGCAACATGGTCGACCTCGACTCCGACCCGACCAAGCTCATCAACATCGTCGAGATCGGCAAGCAGCTCCTCATCACTCGGGGCGCACTCACGACGTTCTCGATCGCCAACGATGTCGCGAAGTACTTCGCGATCATCCCCGCGATGTTCCTGGTGGCTTATCCGTCACTGGACACGCTCAACGTCATGAACCTCGCAACGCCGAAGTCCGCGATTGTCTCTGCAGTGATCTTCAACGCCCTGGTCATCGTGGCGCTGATCCCACTCGCCCTGAGGGGAGTGAAGTTCCGTGCCGCATCGGCGGAGTCGGTGCTACGTCGCAACATCTTGGTCTACGGCGTCGGTGGCGTGATTGCACCATTCATCGGGATCAAGCTCATCGATCTCATCGTCTCGACCATCCCAGGAATTGGATAA
- a CDS encoding sensor histidine kinase KdpD, which translates to METEARQRGILRVYLGASPGVGKTFAMLDEGQRRASRGTDVVVGFVETHGRLHTAEQVADLEVIPRRRIDYRGTSYEEMDLPAILVRNPEVALVDELAHTNVTGTENEKRWQDIETLLDAGICVITTVNIQHLESLNDVVESITGIRQRETVPDKIVRQADAIELVDMSPQSLRRRMAHGNIYSADKIDAAMSQFFREGNLTALRELALLWLADRVDEGMDRYRDQHQIDSTWAARERLVVAVTGGPESEVLLRRAARIASRTGGGAWMALYVTRGDGLVQMDPARLHKLHAMTEDMGGSFHTVVGDDAATAILDFARAENATQIIIGASRRGRLSTLVNPGIGEIVIAESGDIDVHIVTHDQARRKKGNVRATPELGRRRRLLGYAVGILGPFVLSGLLLVTPDFHGLPTESLFFMGLVVATALIGGLRPAVVQALVSGFCLNFFFTPPTGKITIASGENAFALVLFVIVAIAVSSVVDLAARRTAQAEKASAEADALTVLSHNLLHAHDFPELLASACELFGMRGAAIIATGDHVRKAYGAPIAALADADVSVKIDDESRLALIGRPLPAADQRLLKAYAAHAAVIGERRRAAAESGERHALEEADRTRTALLAAVSHDLRSPLAAVKAAISSLRNTDIDWSPEDEEALLATVEESADRLDDLVANLLDMSRLQMGAVKAHVDEVEVEGVIRDAVSSLAGSERVVVDIDPAAALIAADAGLLERVVANLVANALSYAPENTSVRVDASVLAGRALIRVVDTGPGVPPAERDRLFEPFQRLGDVPRGEGVGLGLAVARGLTEAMGGTLSAEDTPGGGLTFVADLPLRTADGDAQ; encoded by the coding sequence GTGGAGACCGAGGCGAGGCAGCGAGGCATCCTGAGGGTGTACCTCGGTGCCTCACCCGGCGTTGGCAAGACGTTCGCGATGCTCGATGAAGGCCAGCGTCGGGCATCGCGTGGCACCGATGTCGTGGTCGGGTTCGTCGAGACACACGGCAGACTCCACACCGCCGAGCAGGTGGCCGATCTAGAGGTCATTCCGCGCCGTCGCATTGACTATCGAGGCACCTCGTACGAAGAGATGGATCTGCCGGCAATCCTCGTTCGCAACCCCGAGGTGGCGCTGGTCGACGAGCTCGCACATACGAATGTGACAGGTACGGAGAACGAGAAGCGCTGGCAGGACATTGAGACGCTGCTCGACGCCGGGATCTGCGTCATCACCACGGTCAACATCCAGCACCTGGAGTCCCTCAACGACGTGGTCGAGTCGATCACCGGGATTCGCCAGCGCGAGACAGTGCCCGACAAGATCGTGCGACAGGCCGACGCGATCGAACTCGTCGACATGAGCCCGCAGTCGCTTCGACGCCGAATGGCGCACGGCAACATCTACTCCGCGGACAAGATCGATGCAGCAATGTCCCAGTTCTTCCGGGAGGGCAACCTCACGGCCCTGCGCGAGTTGGCGCTGCTGTGGTTGGCCGATCGGGTCGACGAAGGAATGGACCGCTATCGCGACCAGCACCAGATCGACTCGACGTGGGCTGCCCGCGAGCGTCTGGTTGTCGCGGTGACCGGCGGCCCAGAGTCCGAGGTATTGCTTCGGCGAGCCGCTCGCATCGCTTCGCGTACGGGCGGCGGGGCGTGGATGGCGCTGTACGTGACGCGCGGCGACGGGCTGGTTCAGATGGATCCAGCGCGCCTGCACAAGCTCCACGCGATGACCGAGGACATGGGCGGCAGCTTCCACACGGTCGTCGGAGACGACGCGGCGACGGCGATTCTCGACTTTGCGCGCGCTGAGAACGCCACCCAGATCATCATCGGCGCGAGTCGGCGAGGACGGCTTTCGACGCTGGTCAACCCGGGAATCGGCGAGATCGTGATCGCGGAGTCAGGAGACATCGACGTCCACATCGTCACGCACGACCAAGCGCGCCGAAAGAAAGGAAACGTACGCGCGACTCCCGAGCTGGGTCGACGACGTCGGCTACTCGGCTATGCGGTCGGCATCTTGGGACCGTTCGTACTTTCTGGACTCCTGCTGGTCACCCCTGACTTCCACGGATTGCCCACGGAGTCGCTGTTCTTCATGGGCTTGGTCGTTGCGACAGCTCTGATTGGCGGCCTCCGTCCTGCTGTCGTTCAGGCCCTGGTGAGCGGCTTTTGCCTCAACTTCTTCTTCACCCCGCCCACGGGAAAGATCACGATCGCGAGCGGCGAGAACGCCTTCGCACTGGTGCTCTTCGTCATCGTCGCCATCGCCGTGTCGTCCGTGGTTGACCTGGCAGCACGCCGTACCGCACAGGCGGAGAAGGCGAGCGCGGAAGCAGACGCGCTGACTGTGCTTTCGCACAACCTGCTCCACGCCCATGACTTCCCAGAGCTGCTTGCCAGTGCGTGCGAACTGTTCGGCATGCGCGGAGCGGCGATCATCGCCACGGGAGATCACGTTCGCAAGGCATACGGCGCTCCGATCGCTGCGCTCGCCGATGCAGATGTCAGCGTGAAGATCGACGATGAGTCGCGCCTCGCGCTGATCGGACGACCTCTTCCGGCAGCGGACCAGCGACTTCTGAAGGCATACGCCGCGCACGCTGCGGTCATAGGCGAGCGGCGCCGGGCGGCTGCCGAGAGCGGAGAGCGGCACGCACTTGAGGAAGCCGACCGCACGCGCACAGCACTGCTGGCCGCCGTCTCGCACGACCTTCGTTCGCCGCTGGCCGCAGTCAAGGCTGCGATCAGTAGTCTGCGGAACACCGACATCGACTGGTCGCCTGAGGACGAAGAGGCTCTGCTCGCGACAGTCGAGGAATCGGCGGATCGACTCGACGATCTCGTTGCCAATCTGCTCGACATGAGCCGCCTTCAGATGGGTGCTGTCAAGGCGCATGTCGACGAAGTTGAGGTCGAAGGGGTCATCCGCGACGCCGTGTCTTCTCTGGCCGGCAGCGAGCGGGTCGTCGTAGACATCGACCCTGCCGCGGCGCTGATCGCAGCCGACGCAGGTCTGCTCGAGCGCGTCGTGGCGAACCTCGTTGCAAATGCCCTCAGCTACGCACCAGAGAACACATCGGTGCGCGTCGACGCATCCGTGTTGGCCGGTCGCGCGCTCATACGAGTAGTCGACACAGGTCCCGGGGTTCCACCAGCCGAACGCGATCGACTGTTTGAGCCGTTCCAACGGCTGGGTGACGTTCCTCGCGGTGAAGGAGTGGGTCTTGGTCTCGCCGTTGCACGCGGGCTGACCGAGGCGATGGGCGGTACGTTGTCCGCCGAGGACACACCTGGCGGTGGATTGACGTTCGTCGCCGACCTCCCGTTGCGGACCGCGGATGGAGACGCTCAATGA
- a CDS encoding DUF779 domain-containing protein gives MVDRVAITPEAAELLRSLRVSHDKPLMFHQSGGCCDGSAPMCFTQGTFLTGHQDVHLGNLEYGASEVAPVWISREQFNYWSHTHITIDVVPGRGAGFSIEGPTGFRFIIRSRVFTEDETAELEPVA, from the coding sequence ATGGTTGACCGCGTCGCGATCACCCCGGAGGCTGCGGAACTGCTTCGCAGCCTTCGGGTCTCGCACGACAAGCCGCTGATGTTCCACCAGTCGGGCGGATGCTGTGACGGCTCGGCGCCGATGTGCTTCACGCAGGGAACGTTCCTCACGGGTCACCAGGACGTACACCTTGGCAACCTCGAGTACGGCGCCAGCGAGGTTGCTCCGGTATGGATCTCCCGCGAACAGTTCAACTACTGGTCGCACACCCACATCACGATCGACGTCGTGCCGGGTCGAGGGGCCGGGTTCTCAATCGAGGGCCCGACTGGCTTTCGCTTCATCATCCGATCCCGCGTCTTCACCGAGGACGAGACCGCCGAGCTCGAGCCTGTTGCCTGA
- the kdpF gene encoding K(+)-transporting ATPase subunit F, protein MTFDTAVPLVIVIGLLAYLVAALIFPNRF, encoded by the coding sequence ATGACCTTCGATACAGCCGTCCCGCTGGTGATCGTGATTGGCCTGTTGGCGTACCTCGTCGCAGCCCTGATCTTCCCCAACCGGTTCTGA
- a CDS encoding GAF domain-containing protein, which yields MVGKNDLAMPPGADPASLSRYLNEAHDEFVSTGQADPALRQLVLESWQRSVEGGLDPEQAMAAIRLDDAALAEIRDTHPLAAGMPVIRRLLVESAADAGLLVAVSDAAGQLLWVEGSASLRSRAESMHFVPGADWSENSAGTNAPGTALALDRPVQIFGPEHLARHVTPWSCSAAPIHDPDTGAVLGVLDLTGGAEVATPQSLTLVRATVAAVEAELRIERLSPSKPAVVSSGWSLPALDVLGGHGATLRHGSTTSRLSLRHSELLLLIAESPDGLTTADLGVALSEDEQATVTIRAEMSRLRSVLGPIELSSRPYRLKNAIDTDIARVRDDLARGQLRRAVATYRGPILPKSTAPAIERLRDELHMLVRSSLLTSDNADALLSFADTAHGRDDFEIWQRTLEVLPLTSPRYTQVAAHVAHLDEELG from the coding sequence ATGGTGGGAAAAAACGATCTCGCGATGCCGCCGGGCGCTGACCCGGCGTCGCTTTCGCGATACCTGAACGAAGCGCACGACGAGTTCGTGAGCACGGGTCAGGCAGACCCTGCCCTGCGTCAGCTGGTGCTGGAATCCTGGCAGCGCAGTGTCGAGGGCGGACTCGACCCGGAGCAGGCTATGGCCGCCATCCGGCTCGATGACGCTGCCCTTGCCGAGATCCGAGACACCCATCCGTTGGCCGCAGGGATGCCGGTGATCCGGCGACTGCTGGTCGAGAGCGCCGCGGATGCGGGCCTGCTCGTCGCGGTGAGCGATGCGGCCGGACAACTGCTGTGGGTTGAGGGATCTGCGTCCTTACGCTCGCGTGCCGAATCCATGCACTTCGTCCCGGGTGCCGACTGGAGCGAGAACAGCGCCGGTACGAATGCGCCCGGCACAGCTCTCGCCCTCGATCGGCCGGTGCAGATATTTGGGCCCGAGCATCTCGCCAGGCATGTAACCCCGTGGAGCTGTTCGGCGGCACCGATCCATGACCCCGACACCGGCGCAGTCCTAGGCGTGCTCGACCTCACCGGAGGCGCGGAGGTGGCAACGCCCCAGAGCTTGACGCTCGTTCGCGCGACCGTCGCTGCCGTCGAAGCAGAGCTGCGCATCGAGCGATTGAGCCCGTCGAAGCCTGCAGTGGTCTCGAGCGGCTGGTCGTTGCCCGCACTCGACGTGCTGGGCGGCCATGGTGCAACGCTGCGTCACGGATCGACCACCAGTCGTCTCAGCCTCAGGCACAGTGAGCTGCTGCTCCTGATTGCCGAGTCACCCGATGGGCTCACGACAGCGGATCTGGGTGTTGCACTGAGCGAGGACGAGCAGGCAACCGTGACCATTCGGGCGGAGATGTCCCGCCTCCGGTCGGTGCTTGGACCGATCGAGCTGTCCTCTCGCCCCTATCGGCTCAAGAATGCGATCGACACCGACATCGCACGGGTGCGCGACGACTTGGCTCGAGGTCAGCTGCGCCGCGCTGTCGCGACCTACCGGGGGCCGATCCTGCCGAAGTCGACCGCACCGGCGATCGAGCGTCTACGCGACGAGCTGCACATGCTCGTGCGATCCAGCCTGCTGACCAGCGACAACGCCGACGCGCTGCTGTCCTTCGCCGACACCGCGCACGGGCGTGACGACTTCGAGATCTGGCAGCGAACCCTCGAGGTTCTGCCGCTCACATCGCCCCGTTATACCCAGGTGGCTGCGCACGTTGCGCACCTGGATGAGGAGCTCGGCTGA
- the kdpC gene encoding potassium-transporting ATPase subunit KdpC encodes MATFFRQCFVGFKVLVVMTVVLGVAYPAAVWGVGQVAFNDNANGQIVSRDGKDVGSSIIGQNFKVDDPQWFHGRPSAAEYDGLASAASNLGPSNPDLLTAIKERQEAVAGAEGVDVSDVPADAVTASGSGLDPYISPEYAALQVERVAKARGLLVDAVRRLVEDHTYGRQLGFLGEPKVNVLELNLALERQ; translated from the coding sequence ATGGCAACCTTCTTTCGTCAGTGCTTTGTCGGCTTCAAGGTCCTCGTGGTCATGACCGTCGTGCTCGGTGTGGCCTACCCGGCTGCTGTGTGGGGTGTTGGCCAGGTCGCCTTCAACGACAACGCGAACGGTCAGATCGTCAGCCGCGACGGCAAGGACGTCGGCTCGTCGATCATCGGCCAGAACTTCAAGGTCGACGATCCCCAGTGGTTCCACGGCCGCCCGTCGGCCGCCGAGTACGACGGTCTCGCCTCGGCAGCCTCGAACCTCGGGCCCTCCAACCCCGACCTGCTCACGGCCATCAAGGAACGTCAGGAAGCGGTCGCTGGTGCCGAAGGCGTCGATGTCAGCGATGTGCCGGCCGATGCCGTGACCGCGTCAGGGTCGGGACTGGACCCGTACATCTCGCCGGAGTACGCCGCGCTGCAGGTAGAGCGCGTCGCGAAGGCACGCGGCCTCTTGGTGGATGCTGTGCGCAGGCTGGTCGAGGACCATACGTACGGGCGCCAGCTCGGTTTCCTCGGAGAACCCAAGGTCAATGTGTTGGAGCTCAACCTCGCACTCGAGCGACAGTGA
- a CDS encoding aldehyde dehydrogenase family protein, producing the protein MTVYAQPGTEGSIVSYKPRYDHWIGGEYVAPIKGQYFENVSPINGKVFTEIARGTAEDIEAALDAAHAAAPAWGKTSVTERANILNQVADRIEQNLEMLAVGETWDNGKPVRECMAADLPLVVDHFRYFAGAIRAQEGSLSQLDENTVAYHFQEPLGVVGQIIPWNFPLLMATWKLAPALAAGNCVVLKPAEQTPASIMLLMELLADLLPAGVINVVNGFGVEAGAPLASSTRIRKIAFTGETTTGRLIAQYASQNLIPATLELGGKSANIFFEDVAAKDDAFYDKALEGFAMFALNQGEVCTCPSRGLIQNSILEQFLPAATDRVKQIVQGNPLDTDTMIGAQASNDQLEKILSYFDIGVKEGARIITGGERVDLGGDLSGGYYVAPTIFQGHNKMRIFQEEIFGPVVSVTGFEDYDDAINIANDTLYGLGAGVWSRDTNTAYRAGRDIQAGRVWTNCYHQYPAHAAFGGYKSSGIGRENHKMMLDHYQQTKNLLVSYDQNKLGFF; encoded by the coding sequence ATGACTGTCTACGCCCAGCCGGGTACCGAGGGAAGCATCGTTTCCTACAAGCCCCGCTATGACCACTGGATCGGTGGCGAGTACGTCGCACCGATCAAGGGCCAGTACTTCGAGAACGTCTCGCCGATCAACGGCAAGGTGTTCACCGAGATCGCCCGCGGCACCGCCGAGGACATCGAAGCCGCGCTCGACGCGGCCCACGCCGCTGCACCTGCCTGGGGCAAGACCTCGGTGACAGAGCGCGCGAACATCCTGAACCAGGTGGCCGACCGTATCGAGCAGAACCTCGAGATGCTCGCCGTCGGCGAGACCTGGGACAACGGCAAGCCCGTGCGCGAGTGCATGGCGGCCGACCTGCCACTGGTGGTTGATCACTTCCGCTATTTCGCGGGTGCGATCCGCGCTCAGGAGGGATCGCTCTCCCAGCTCGACGAAAACACGGTGGCCTATCACTTCCAGGAGCCACTGGGCGTCGTCGGCCAGATCATCCCGTGGAACTTCCCGTTGCTGATGGCGACCTGGAAGCTTGCTCCTGCACTTGCGGCCGGCAACTGCGTCGTCCTCAAGCCGGCTGAGCAGACTCCGGCGTCGATCATGCTGCTCATGGAGCTCCTCGCAGACCTGCTGCCCGCCGGCGTCATTAACGTCGTCAACGGGTTCGGCGTCGAGGCCGGAGCGCCGCTTGCCTCAAGCACGCGCATTCGCAAGATCGCCTTCACCGGTGAAACCACCACGGGCCGCCTGATCGCGCAGTACGCGAGCCAGAACCTCATCCCGGCAACGCTTGAGCTCGGTGGCAAGAGCGCCAACATCTTCTTCGAGGATGTCGCAGCCAAGGACGACGCGTTCTACGACAAGGCGCTCGAGGGATTCGCGATGTTCGCACTCAATCAGGGCGAGGTCTGTACTTGCCCGAGTCGCGGGCTGATCCAGAACTCGATCCTCGAGCAGTTCCTGCCCGCAGCGACCGACCGGGTCAAGCAGATCGTGCAGGGCAACCCGCTCGACACCGACACGATGATTGGCGCTCAGGCGAGCAACGATCAGCTCGAGAAGATCCTGTCGTACTTCGATATCGGCGTGAAGGAAGGTGCGCGCATCATCACCGGTGGTGAGCGGGTCGACCTCGGCGGTGATTTGTCGGGCGGCTACTACGTGGCGCCGACCATCTTCCAGGGCCACAACAAGATGCGGATTTTCCAAGAGGAGATCTTCGGACCGGTCGTATCCGTCACTGGCTTCGAGGACTACGACGATGCCATCAACATCGCGAACGACACGTTGTACGGACTCGGCGCCGGTGTGTGGTCTCGTGACACCAACACGGCATACCGCGCCGGGCGCGACATCCAGGCCGGCCGCGTGTGGACCAACTGCTACCACCAGTACCCGGCGCACGCCGCGTTCGGTGGCTACAAGTCCTCGGGCATCGGACGCGAGAACCACAAGATGATGCTCGATCACTATCAGCAGACCAAGAACCTGTTGGTGTCCTACGACCAGAACAAGCTCGGCTTCTTCTAA
- a CDS encoding DUF1697 domain-containing protein has protein sequence MKYVVLFRGINVGGRNKIPMAELREHLSANFDNVRTYIQSGNVLLESDLPADKVAAHIDANLRSAFTIDSDLVRVLVLDPKRYGEVIADAPKGFGSDPDTYRYDVFFYMGITADEVKPHIVTHPEVDDVVVGKRATYHRRIAARASSSRVNKIVSSPVYPGITIRNWNTTTKVAALLDE, from the coding sequence ATGAAGTACGTCGTGCTGTTCCGCGGCATCAATGTCGGCGGGCGCAACAAGATCCCGATGGCTGAGCTCCGTGAGCACCTGTCTGCCAACTTCGACAATGTGCGCACCTACATCCAGTCGGGCAATGTGCTGCTCGAGAGCGATCTGCCGGCCGACAAGGTGGCAGCCCACATCGACGCCAACCTGCGATCAGCCTTCACGATCGACTCGGATCTCGTACGCGTCCTCGTCCTCGATCCCAAGAGATACGGCGAGGTCATCGCGGATGCGCCCAAAGGGTTCGGAAGCGATCCCGACACCTATCGCTACGACGTGTTCTTCTACATGGGCATCACCGCCGATGAGGTGAAGCCTCACATCGTGACGCACCCCGAGGTCGATGACGTGGTGGTCGGCAAGCGGGCGACCTATCACCGGCGGATCGCCGCCAGGGCTTCGAGCAGCAGGGTCAACAAGATCGTCAGCTCACCCGTCTACCCAGGCATCACGATCCGCAACTGGAACACCACCACCAAGGTGGCCGCGCTTCTCGACGAGTAG
- the kdpA gene encoding potassium-transporting ATPase subunit KdpA, whose translation MSDTTAGLLTIAALIALLAAVYVPLGDYMARVFTSPRHWGFEKRVYRLLGVNPDSEQTARSYTYSVLGFSAVSIVALFAILIGQQALPFDRGLAGMPWDMGLNTAISFVTNTNWQSYAGESTLGFSAQAGGLAVQNFLSAAVGLAVAVALIRGFVRSRSGELGNFWVDLVRGTLRILLPVAFVGAILLISQGAIQNFADHTVNTITGGTQVIPGGPVASQEAIKELGTNGGGFFNANSAHPFENPNPFSNLIEMFLILVIPISLTRTLGTMVGNRKQGLSILGAMAVLIGAATAITTWAEAGAHSQAAKLAGAAMEGKETQFGEWASSLWAVLTTGTSTGAVNSAHDSFTPTGGGTVLVNIMLGEVSPGGVGAGIYGILIMAILTVFIAGLMVGRTPEILGKKISAREMTYVALYTLSVPAIILIGIGVAIALPSSADAMGNPGGHGFSEVVYAFTSAANNNGSAFGGITVTSTFFQISLALAMLLGRFIPIVLVLALAGSLAKQGKVPVTSGTLPTNTPLFAGLLVGVILLITGLTFFPALALGPIAEALS comes from the coding sequence ATGTCTGACACCACCGCCGGGCTGCTCACGATCGCAGCCCTCATTGCCTTGCTCGCCGCGGTCTACGTACCGCTCGGCGACTACATGGCGCGCGTCTTCACCAGCCCCAGGCACTGGGGCTTTGAAAAGCGCGTCTACCGCCTGCTCGGGGTCAATCCCGACTCGGAGCAGACTGCCCGCTCCTACACGTACAGCGTGTTGGGCTTCTCCGCCGTCAGCATTGTTGCGCTGTTCGCGATCCTGATCGGCCAACAGGCGCTGCCGTTCGACCGAGGCTTGGCTGGCATGCCGTGGGACATGGGGCTGAACACTGCGATCTCGTTCGTGACCAATACCAACTGGCAGTCGTACGCCGGTGAGTCGACGCTCGGGTTCAGTGCCCAAGCTGGCGGCCTCGCCGTGCAGAACTTCCTGTCTGCCGCTGTTGGTCTCGCGGTCGCGGTGGCCCTGATCCGTGGCTTCGTCCGCTCACGCAGTGGCGAGCTCGGCAACTTCTGGGTTGACCTCGTACGCGGCACGTTGCGCATCCTGCTACCTGTCGCCTTCGTCGGCGCGATCCTGCTCATCTCCCAGGGCGCCATCCAGAACTTCGCCGATCACACGGTGAACACAATTACGGGCGGCACTCAGGTCATTCCCGGTGGTCCGGTCGCGAGCCAAGAGGCGATCAAGGAGCTCGGCACCAACGGTGGTGGCTTCTTCAACGCCAACTCGGCTCACCCGTTCGAGAACCCCAACCCGTTCTCCAACTTGATCGAGATGTTCCTCATCCTCGTCATCCCGATCTCCTTGACTCGCACTCTCGGCACGATGGTCGGCAACCGCAAGCAGGGTTTGTCGATCCTGGGTGCCATGGCCGTTCTCATCGGCGCGGCGACGGCGATCACGACTTGGGCAGAAGCTGGTGCGCACTCGCAGGCGGCCAAGCTCGCAGGGGCTGCGATGGAGGGCAAAGAGACTCAGTTCGGTGAATGGGCGTCATCGCTCTGGGCCGTTCTGACGACCGGTACGTCCACAGGTGCAGTCAACTCCGCGCACGACTCGTTCACACCCACAGGCGGCGGCACAGTGCTCGTCAACATCATGCTCGGCGAGGTCTCTCCGGGCGGAGTCGGCGCGGGCATCTACGGCATCCTCATCATGGCGATCCTGACGGTGTTCATCGCCGGGCTCATGGTCGGCAGAACACCGGAGATCCTCGGCAAGAAGATCAGTGCGCGGGAGATGACGTACGTCGCTCTCTACACGTTGAGCGTGCCGGCGATCATCCTGATCGGAATCGGCGTCGCCATCGCGCTGCCGAGTTCGGCAGACGCCATGGGCAACCCAGGCGGTCACGGATTCAGTGAAGTTGTGTACGCCTTCACGTCGGCGGCAAACAACAACGGCAGCGCTTTTGGTGGCATCACCGTGACGTCGACGTTCTTCCAGATCTCGCTGGCGCTGGCGATGCTACTTGGTCGGTTCATCCCGATCGTGCTGGTGCTCGCGCTGGCGGGGTCGCTCGCCAAACAGGGCAAGGTCCCGGTCACCTCCGGCACGTTGCCCACCAACACACCCCTGTTCGCCGGTCTGCTCGTCGGCGTGATCCTCCTGATCACCGGTCTGACGTTCTTCCCGGCGCTCGCGCTCGGACCCATCGCGGAGGCACTCTCATGA